GCTATGCAGGATCTGCTGATCTACGTGACCAAGGGTCTGTCCGCTGTGACCACCGCTCTGCGGGCTGCCGGAAAGAACGTTGACCGCAACGTGAACCATCTGGTGACTGTCAACCTGTTCACCACCATCACCAACGCCAACTTCGACCGGGAAGCCATCATCGACCGGATCAAAGATACCCTGAAAGTGAAAACTGACCTGCTGGCTCAGCTGGGTGACACCGCTGACCTGCCGGAAGCTGCTCTGTGGAACGGTGCTGAAGCAGAATTCGATGCCAAAGCCAAGACCGTGGGCGTACTGGCTACCGAAAACGAAGACATCCGTTCCCTGCGCGAACTGATCACCTACGGCCTGAAAGGTCTGTCTGCCTACAGCAAACATGCCAACGTATTGGCCCAGGACGACGAAGAAGTGGATGCTTTCATCCAACGCGCTCTGGCTGCTACCCTGGATGATACCAAATCCGTGGACGACCTGGTTGCCCTGACTCTGGAAACCGGTAAATACGGCGTACAGGGCATGGCTCTGCTGGACAAAGCCAACACCACGGCTTACGGCAACCCTGAAATTACCACTGTGGACATCGGCGTGCGCAAGAATCCGGGCATCCTGATTTCCGGTCACGACCTGAAAGACCTGGAAATGCTGCTGGATCAGACCCAGGGCACTGGCGTGGATGTATACACCCATTCCGAAATGCTGCCGGCTCATTACTATCCTTTCTTCAAGAAATACAAGAACTTCGCCGGCAACTATGGGAACGCCTGGTGGAAACAGAAGGAAGAATTCGAAAGCTTCAACGGCCCCATCCTGATGACCACCAACTGCATCGTTCCTCCGAAAGACAGCTACAAGAACCGTCTGTGGACCACCGGTGCTGCCGGCTATCCTGGCTGCAACCATGTAGCTGCTGACGAAAACGGGCACAAGGACTTCAGCGCCCTGATCGAACAGGCCAAGACCTGCCCGGCTCCTACTGAAATCGAAACCGGTTCCATCGTGGGCGGCTTCGCTCATGAACAGGTCTTCGCCCTGGCTGACAAAGTGGTCGACGCTGTGAAATCCGGCGCCATCAAGAAGTTCGTGGTCATGGCTGGCTGCGACGGCCGTATGAAGAGCCGTGAATACTACACGGAATTTGCCAAAGCTCTGCCGAAGGATACCGTCATCCTGACCGCCGGCTGCGCCAAATACAAATATAACAAACTGAACCTGGGCGATATCGGTGGCATTCCCCGTGTCCTGGATGCCGGTCAGTGCAATGACTCCTACTCCCTGGCTTTGATCGCTCTGAAACTGAAGGAAGTCTTCGGTCTGAAAGACATCAACGACCTGCCTCTGGTATTCAACATTGCCTGGTACGAACAGAAAGCAGTCATCGTTCTGCTGGCCCTGCTGTACCTGGGTGTGAAGAACATCCATCTGGGACCCACCCTGCCGGCCTTCCTGAGCCCGAACGTGGCCAACGTCCTGGTGAAGAACTTCGGTATTGCCGGTATCGGCACGGTAGAAGACGACATGAGACTGTTCTTCGGTGCCTGAGATGATTAAACTGTACGATCCGGACACCTGCCCATGCAAGAATTTCGACTGCCCCCGGTATAAGGACTGTGAACCCTGCATCGAGTTCCATCACAATTCCGACCGCTACCCTCTGACGGCCTGTGAACAGGTGGCCGAAAAGGAAAAACGGCAGGCGAAATAACAGAAAGAAGGCTTTTCCATGGGAAAGCTGCAAGTGAAACGGATTTATGAAGCTCCGGAAGAAACGGACGGCAGCCGGGTCCTGGTGGACCGGCTGTGGCCCCGGGGCATCAAGAAGGAAAAGGCAGAGCTGACCGCCTGGGAGAAAGCCATCGCTCCCACAAACGAACTGCGGAAGGCGTTCGGCCATGATCCGGAAAAGTTCCCGGCCTTCGCCCAGAAGTATGAGGACGAGCTGGAAAAGAGTCCGGAAAGTGGTGCCTTTCTGGAAAAAATAAAATCGTTCCTGGATGCCGGCAACGTAACGCTTCTCTACGGTGCCAAGGATCCGGAACACAACAATGCGGTGGTCCTGAAAGAGTGGATCGAAAAAAAGGAGCTGTGAGCGAATCACAGCTCCTTTTATTTTGCCAGCGTAGCTGGCTTCCATCGGCTAGTGACTAGAGACTAGGGACTAGTGACAGGGTGTGAAAAGTATTTTTTCACACCCCATTTTTATGCTCGGAATCAGTCTTCCACGACTTCCTGGATCCATTCGCCCATGGTCTGGATGAGCTCCAGACGGGCGTTGTCCAGGCCGTGGTTGGTATCCAGCAGCACTTTTTTATGATGGCTTTGGGTGGGCATGGCTTCCAGCTCTTGCCACAGGGGCTCGATCATCCATTCCGGCGGAGCCACCGTGTCCCGGCGGCCGCCAATGAGCAGCAGGTTCCGGTCCTGGAACCGATGGGCATTGGCGGTAAAGCTCCATTCGCTGGCGTGCTCCACACTGTCCTGCCACAGGTCTTCGAACCGGCCCACATGGAGCACAGCGGCGGCTTCCTCGAAGGCAGTCTTCAGGTCCTGGTGGGGGATGTGCTCCAGCCCGGCCTGGTGGTCGTAGGGACAGAAGGCGATGATGCCCCGCAGGAACGGCAGGTAGCGGGCAGCGTTCAGTACCGTGTTGCCTCCGTTGGAATGGCCGGCCAGGAAGATGTTCTTCGGGTCGATGTCATAGGCTTTCGCCACCTCTTCCCGGGCCCAGCGGGCCAGGGCAATGGCGTCCTGGATGCAGTGGGAGAAGGAGTAGATCCCCTCGCTGCCCCAGGCACCCCGGTGGTAGGGCCGGATCACCACACAGCCCATCCGGCGCAGGCACTGGGCCACATCGTCGTTGTTGTTGGTGCCGGGGATGCCGTGGCACAAAATCACCGCGGGATGGGGGCCTTCGTAGACCCCGGCTGGCAGATAAACTTCGCCCAGGATCCGGTCGCCGTCGATGGGCAGGTCCAGTTCCAGGGAGTCGGGCAGGGCGGCGTCACCCAGTTCCGGTTCTTCCAGCAGATAGCGGGCATCAATTTTCATGGACGAGAGCTTCCTTTCCGGGCAGATTTCCGTTGAGATTCTTTTTATACCAGTCTTTGCCGTAGAAAATGCGGCTGATCATCATGGACACCACCGTATCGCCGCAGGAGTTCAGCAGGGTGCACCCGGGGTCGAACAGCTCGATGACCATGAGCAGGATGGGGAACGCGCTTTCCGGCAGGTGGAACACGGAGACGATCATGGTTTCACCGGCTGCACCACCACCGGGTACGGAGGAGGTGGCTACGGATGCGCACACGCCCAGGAACAGGGCCAGGATGAAGTCGAAACCGGCCAGAGGATGGCCGAACAGAGCCGTGGCCAGCACTTCAGAGTACACCACAGCGATGCAGGCACCGTCCATGTGGCAGGTAGCGCCCATGGAAACCACCACCGAAGAAATCTCCCGGGGCACGCCCAGCTTGTCGCAGGCTTCCATCTGCAGCGGGATGGTGGCGGCGGAGGAACGGGTACCCAGGGCGGTCAGGGCCGGAGCCAGGATGACCTTGAAGTAGTTCCGAACGCCCCAGCTGCCGGCGGCCAGCCAGGCGTAGAAGCCCAGGAACACGAAGAAGTAGACGAACACCACGGTGTAGAACACAGCCATGGCGCTGCCGTACGTCTTCAGCAGGTCCACGCCGTAGGTGCCGGTCAAATCGGCGAAGTAGGCGCCCAGGCCGATGGGGGCGGCTTTCATGAGGATGGCTACCATCTTGTAGCACACCAGGCTCATGGCGTTCATCCAGTCCACCACCGGTTTGGCCGGTTCGCCGATCATAGAGACGCAGATGCCGAAGAAGATGGTCAGGATAATGAGCGGCAGCACGTGGAAACGGGAAATCAGGAGCGGCAGGTCGCCCACCGTCAGGGTGTTGACAATCTGGTCCGCGATGGTCACCGGTTTCCCGGCGGCGGCACCAGCGGCAGCCGTGGGCACACTAAAGGACGTGGGCACCCCGGTGAAGTGGGTCACCAGCAGGATCAGGCCGCCGGAGATGGTGGCCGTGATGATGAAGATGATCAGGGTGTAGCCGATCATCTTCCCCACCTTGCCCGTATCCTTGGTGTTGGCGATGGAACCGGCGATGGAGAAGAAAATCAGAGGAACGATGAGGCAGAACAATAAGTTCAGGAAAATCTGGCCGATGGGCTTCAGGAACGCGGCCTTGGGCCCCAGTTGCAGTCCCAGGATGGCGCCCAGGACGCAGAACGTGATCAGGATGATGGGATCCCGGTAGTTGGCCAGTGTGGACCGGGATTTGCCGTTTGCGGCTGTCATACAAATCTCCCCCTTGTATAAAATGGATTATGAAGATATGAACAAATTATAGAACTTTACTGTGGTAAATTCAAGAATTTGTGAAAAATATGTACTGACAACCAAATGGTTGCGGACTACATGGATTTCTGTTCTTTTCCTGCCAGCGCCTCTCCCTGTATAATGAACACAACGAAACGAACCAAAGAGCAAGTTGCCTTGAGAAGGCCTTTTAGGAGGTAGATCATATGA
This region of Acidaminococcus timonensis genomic DNA includes:
- the hcp gene encoding hydroxylamine reductase, coding for MENKMFCYQCQETAGCKGCTIVGVCGKKPEVAAMQDLLIYVTKGLSAVTTALRAAGKNVDRNVNHLVTVNLFTTITNANFDREAIIDRIKDTLKVKTDLLAQLGDTADLPEAALWNGAEAEFDAKAKTVGVLATENEDIRSLRELITYGLKGLSAYSKHANVLAQDDEEVDAFIQRALAATLDDTKSVDDLVALTLETGKYGVQGMALLDKANTTAYGNPEITTVDIGVRKNPGILISGHDLKDLEMLLDQTQGTGVDVYTHSEMLPAHYYPFFKKYKNFAGNYGNAWWKQKEEFESFNGPILMTTNCIVPPKDSYKNRLWTTGAAGYPGCNHVAADENGHKDFSALIEQAKTCPAPTEIETGSIVGGFAHEQVFALADKVVDAVKSGAIKKFVVMAGCDGRMKSREYYTEFAKALPKDTVILTAGCAKYKYNKLNLGDIGGIPRVLDAGQCNDSYSLALIALKLKEVFGLKDINDLPLVFNIAWYEQKAVIVLLALLYLGVKNIHLGPTLPAFLSPNVANVLVKNFGIAGIGTVEDDMRLFFGA
- a CDS encoding DUF488 domain-containing protein yields the protein MGKLQVKRIYEAPEETDGSRVLVDRLWPRGIKKEKAELTAWEKAIAPTNELRKAFGHDPEKFPAFAQKYEDELEKSPESGAFLEKIKSFLDAGNVTLLYGAKDPEHNNAVVLKEWIEKKEL
- a CDS encoding alpha/beta hydrolase family protein yields the protein MKIDARYLLEEPELGDAALPDSLELDLPIDGDRILGEVYLPAGVYEGPHPAVILCHGIPGTNNNDDVAQCLRRMGCVVIRPYHRGAWGSEGIYSFSHCIQDAIALARWAREEVAKAYDIDPKNIFLAGHSNGGNTVLNAARYLPFLRGIIAFCPYDHQAGLEHIPHQDLKTAFEEAAAVLHVGRFEDLWQDSVEHASEWSFTANAHRFQDRNLLLIGGRRDTVAPPEWMIEPLWQELEAMPTQSHHKKVLLDTNHGLDNARLELIQTMGEWIQEVVED
- a CDS encoding dicarboxylate/amino acid:cation symporter, which translates into the protein MTAANGKSRSTLANYRDPIILITFCVLGAILGLQLGPKAAFLKPIGQIFLNLLFCLIVPLIFFSIAGSIANTKDTGKVGKMIGYTLIIFIITATISGGLILLVTHFTGVPTSFSVPTAAAGAAAGKPVTIADQIVNTLTVGDLPLLISRFHVLPLIILTIFFGICVSMIGEPAKPVVDWMNAMSLVCYKMVAILMKAAPIGLGAYFADLTGTYGVDLLKTYGSAMAVFYTVVFVYFFVFLGFYAWLAAGSWGVRNYFKVILAPALTALGTRSSAATIPLQMEACDKLGVPREISSVVVSMGATCHMDGACIAVVYSEVLATALFGHPLAGFDFILALFLGVCASVATSSVPGGGAAGETMIVSVFHLPESAFPILLMVIELFDPGCTLLNSCGDTVVSMMISRIFYGKDWYKKNLNGNLPGKEALVHEN